The following are encoded in a window of bacterium genomic DNA:
- a CDS encoding GNAT family N-acetyltransferase: protein HIARQKGCGRMEWSVLNWNKPAIQFYIAHGARAMKGWTVYRLDEQTLAHLDALD from the coding sequence CACATCGCCCGGCAAAAAGGCTGCGGCCGCATGGAATGGTCTGTGCTCAATTGGAATAAACCGGCCATTCAATTCTATATCGCTCATGGCGCCAGAGCCATGAAAGGGTGGACAGTCTACCGTCTGGATGAACAGACGCTGGCGCATCTGGATGCGCTGGACTGA